One Planktothrix serta PCC 8927 DNA segment encodes these proteins:
- a CDS encoding energy-coupling factor ABC transporter ATP-binding protein produces MESSSPAIRVQELCFSWPSGAQVLKSCSLDVPKGEFWMLLGTNGSGKSTLLRLLAGLLKSQSGEIQTQGRVGFVFQNPDHQLVMPTVGADVAFGLVEDKLPWIEVKQRVEDALAAVKLLELQRRPIYALSGGQKQRIAIAGALARHCEVLLLDEPTALLDPDSQNDLVIEVQRLVKTRGITALWVTHRLEELNYSDGAFLLENGQVVGEGDPEPLKKRLMQKELRI; encoded by the coding sequence ATGGAATCTTCCAGTCCAGCGATACGGGTACAAGAACTATGCTTTAGTTGGCCAAGCGGGGCACAGGTGTTAAAATCCTGTTCCCTGGATGTTCCTAAAGGAGAGTTTTGGATGCTTTTGGGAACTAATGGCAGTGGAAAGTCAACTTTATTGCGCTTATTAGCAGGTTTATTAAAGTCTCAGTCGGGAGAAATACAAACCCAAGGACGGGTCGGGTTTGTATTTCAAAATCCTGATCATCAGTTAGTGATGCCAACGGTAGGCGCTGATGTTGCGTTTGGGTTAGTTGAGGATAAGTTACCCTGGATAGAAGTTAAACAACGGGTGGAAGATGCCTTGGCTGCGGTGAAATTATTGGAGTTACAACGCCGTCCGATTTATGCGTTAAGTGGAGGTCAAAAACAAAGAATTGCGATCGCGGGAGCTTTAGCTAGACATTGTGAAGTATTATTATTAGATGAGCCTACCGCGTTATTAGATCCTGATAGTCAAAATGATTTAGTGATTGAAGTCCAACGGTTAGTGAAAACGCGAGGAATAACTGCGTTATGGGTGACACACCGTTTAGAGGAATTAAATTATAGTGATGGCGCGTTTTTATTAGAAAATGGTCAAGTTGTGGGTGAAGGTGATCCTGAACCGTTGAAAAAACGATTAATGCAAAAGGAATTAAGGATTTAA